One window of Zerene cesonia ecotype Mississippi unplaced genomic scaffold, Zerene_cesonia_1.1 Zces_u006, whole genome shotgun sequence genomic DNA carries:
- the LOC119838897 gene encoding glutaconyl-CoA decarboxylase subunit gamma-like, with amino-acid sequence MGYLPMPRKYIRKTAPMYETEDLRHAHEDVTNKKLTLSQAATKFSIPKTTPFKQLKLDKLKIPKKAPPPTPAPPALPASTHALSAPPASLPPPSPFIAPKAHPSPPAPPQAPPVGISACSTTRRAVVVEPARPTSPRPKEGGLDTEQSLNESMNTVTRTVTEAEQNLNVSLSTVNQSKTSTQDSTSIIENDKDLSVTIHSTPPSTSVPLADIVNVPVIPKPAASK; translated from the exons ATGCCTCGAAAGTACATACGAAAGACTGCACCAATGTATGAGACTGAAGATCTTCGCCATGCGCATGAAGATGtcacaaataaaaagcttACATTGAGCCAAGCTGCAACCAAATTTTCAATACCAAAAACAACACCATTCAAACAATTGAAGCTGGACAAATTGAAGATACCAAAAAAGG CGCCGCCCCCCACCCCCGCGCCTCCAGCGCTCCCCGCATCCACCCACGCACTCAGTGCGCCCCCCGCCTCACTCCCTCCCCCCTCGCCTTTCATCGCGCCAAAAGCGCATCCCTCACCCCCCGCTCCCCCGCAAGCACCGCCCGTAGGTATCTCGGCGTGCTCCACCACGCGCCGCGCCGTCGTTGTCGAGCCTGCGCGCCCCACCAGTCCCCGCCCCAAAGAGGGCGGGCTTGACA CTgaacaaagtttgaatgagtCCATGAACACTGTCACCAGAACTGTAACTGAAGCTGAGCAGAATTTGAATGTGTCCCTTAGCACTGTCAACCAGAGCAAAACATCAACGCAAGATTCCACTTCTATTATTGAAAATGACAAGGATTTGAGCGTTACTATCCATTCTACACCTCCGTCCACTTCTGTGCCTCTTGCAGATATTGTCAATGTACCTGTCATTCCAAAACCAGCAGCTTCTAAGTGA